In Deinococcus sp. QL22, the following are encoded in one genomic region:
- a CDS encoding V-type ATP synthase subunit K — MTKYNKIVLASLVLALATTGFAQEAGAAANDDLYRGLRAVGAGLALGLGAVGTGIAQARIGSSLVGAVAEDPSKAGSLLLYFLIPETLVIFGFLALFILN, encoded by the coding sequence ATGACCAAGTACAACAAGATCGTCCTCGCTTCCCTCGTTCTCGCCCTCGCCACCACCGGCTTTGCCCAAGAAGCGGGCGCGGCTGCCAACGATGACCTGTACCGTGGGTTGCGTGCAGTGGGCGCAGGTTTGGCCCTCGGTCTGGGCGCAGTGGGCACCGGCATCGCGCAGGCCCGCATCGGCTCCAGCTTGGTCGGCGCAGTGGCCGAAGACCCCAGCAAGGCCGGTAGCCTGCTGCTCTACTTCCTGATCCCTGAAACGCTCGTGATCTTCGGCTTCCTCGCCCTGTTCATCCTGAACTGA